The following proteins are encoded in a genomic region of Opisthocomus hoazin isolate bOpiHoa1 chromosome 4, bOpiHoa1.hap1, whole genome shotgun sequence:
- the KIAA1143 gene encoding uncharacterized protein KIAA1143 homolog isoform X3 — MSKRNQVSYVRPAEPAFLSRFKRQVGYREGPTVETKREQLPLADDDSENGSDKEDEQPQVVTLKKGDLTAEEAMKIEQQIKETLKSNESGASSSCDLRFLLQMRNTLASIWQKQLINVLAALSCLLRQNNI; from the exons ATGAGCAAAAGGAACCAGGTCTCCTACGTGCGGCCGGCCGAGCCCGCCTTCCTCAGCCGCTTCAAGCGGCAGGTCGGGTATCGGGAGGGGCCCACGGTGGAAACCAAG AGAGAGCAGCTTCCACTTGCGGATGATGATAGTGAGAACGGCAGTGACAAGGAAGATGAGCAGCCTCAAGTGGTAACACTGAAAAAAGGAGACTTGACAGCTGAAGAAGCAATGAAAATTgaacagcaaatcaaagagacCTTAAAGTCAAATGAATCAG gCGCCAGCAGTTCCTGTGACTTGCGTTTTCTTTTACAGATGAGGAACACTTTAGCATCAATTTGGCAGAAACAGCTGATTAATGTCCTAGCTGCACTTAGTTGCCTCCTAAGGCAGAACAACATTTAG
- the KIF15 gene encoding kinesin-like protein KIF15 has protein sequence MALGMRGDLRDSALPLLNSPSVEGDAIKVYVRVRPPSEGTALTDGDQGLCLSVLSSNTIRLHSKPEPKIFTFDYVANMETTQESVFSSVAKNIVESCMNGYNGTIFAYGQTGSGKTFTMMGPSDSDNFTHSLRGVIPRSFEYLFFLIEREKEKAGNGKSFLCKCSFIEIYNEQIFDLLDSASAGLFLREHIKKGVFVDGAVEQVLSSAAEAYQVLTMGWRNRRVASTSMNRESSRSHAVFTITVESMEKNNEIVNIRSSLLNLVDLAGSERQKDTHTEGLRLKEAGNINRSLSCLGQVITALVDVGNGKQRHVCYRDSKLTFLLRDSLGGNAKTCIIANVHPGSRCFGETLSTLNFAQRAKLIKNKAVVNEDMQGNVSQLQAEVKKLKEQLAQLTSAASMRDISVSEGAVEKGKNSINYINNFLEAMLFWEKSEGEKKNLLEKIAQLEDLCAKKEKFIQSSKMIVKFREDHIVRLERLHKEAGRSLLPKEQDDLLSELREELQTLREQMEQHPRIAKYAMENHNLREENKKLRSLQSVKKAQEIDAQTIAELEKAFFEASATEKNSGGHLLYSTTISVEGNSLASIERLKARLLQTQSELASSKQEYEEFKELTKKKHMELESELQSLRKANQHLENILEATKAHKRQEVSQLHKLHRETLKNITTPTKAYQLRSRLVPRISPEILDYQSEDFQCSEEMVNDILKEPVPPEMNEQAYEAIAEELKVAQEQLSTMQRKLDEEESKNIKLQQHINKLEHHSAQIQELLSSERNDWSKERQELLEQIKSLEKQLQDSQSKTDILKSEVYDLRIVLQSADKELSAVKLEYSAFREKQEKEMSQLSARHMDVQFQLDSVRLEHEKILEEKASLQDDYDNLQEVAKFETDQLKQQLEDRKQEADAMKTELCNLLKLLKTEKEHNEKLTLQLQEDKENNSKELLKVLEKVQVEKSSSEMVTRCEQQEAKLQKLEQELAAAEEIIVSLKKTNDTDKEVVTDLMRQIQELRSSVNDKTESIDGLTRELEDMNCKYNLVLTAKEESKVIIKDQEKKIEELREALERRQIADNIERELLCEDLHHTTEELIRLTEASKKHDSLLQCAQEDIENKEVLIQELREQMDKMTEELEKRKNEYELKMKQIDCFVDSSSVTFPQCPKTPPNFDVNLVKLLETHEQEIADRRASAINLEHLVRELNEERRAKNNEILRLKEQLNELENLRLEMQILVENNRNLQSLVEAQRLSKNSDHKHPDIQSVLKEKEEEIAEERLAKNKAMEEMLKIKAELEETKNTLKIKENTCLEMTLEMERTRALEMKAFHEKEEIRSKLEETYEERDRIGKEMDALRKQVDTLAEENGKLLGHQNLNQKIRYLVKLKKDYAKLTEETEKLRVENAFLKESKKSDTYRHHDQL, from the exons ATGGCTCTGGGCATGCGAG GAGATTTACGTGACTCTGCGTTACCTTTATTGAACTCACCTAG TGTTGAAGGTGATGCTATCAAAGTTTATGTAAGGGTACGTCCACCTTCAGAGGGAACTGCGTTAACCGATGGAGATCAAGGCTTGTGTTTATCTGTTCTTTCATCAAATACCATTCGTCTGCATTCAAAGCCTGAGCCGAAGATCTTCACTTTTGATTATGTTGCAAATATGGAAACAACACAG GAGTCAGTGTTCTCAAGTGTGGCCAAGAATATTGTTGAATCTTGTATGAACGGCTACAATGGAACCATCTTTGCATA tggCCAGACTGGGTCAGGAAAAACCTTTACTATGATGG GACCATCTGATTCTGATAATTTCACTCACAGTCTGAGAGGTGTAATCCCACGGAGCTTTGAATACTTATTTTTTCTAATTGAACGTGAAAAAGAAAAG GCTGGCAATGGAAAGAGTTTTCTCTGCAAGTGCTCATTTATTGAAATCTACAATGAACAGATATTTGACTTGCTAGATTCTGCTTCAGCTGGACTCTTTCTCAGAGAACACATCAAGAAGGGAGTCTTTGTTGATGGTGCTGTGGAACAAGTGTTGTCATCTGCTGCTGAAGCATACCAG GTATTAACTATGGGTTGGAGAAATCGTCGTGTAGCATCCACTTCAATGAACAGAGAATCCTCAAGATCACATGCCGTTTTCACTATCACAGTGGAATCCATGGAGAAAAACAACGAGATTGTTAACATTCGGTCTTCCCTGCTCAACCTGGTAGACTTGGCAGGATCTGAGAGACAGAAAGACACCCATACAGAAGGACTGAGGTTAAAG gaagcagGTAACATAAATCGATCATTAAGTTGCCTGGGCCAAGTAATCACAGCACTTGTTGATGTGGGTAATGGAAAACAGAGACATGTTTGTTACCGGGATTCCAAGCTCACTTTTCTGTTACGG GATTCCCTTGGTGGTAACGCAAAAACATGTATAATTGCGAATGTTCATCCAGGATCCAGGTGTTTTGGCGAAACACTGTCCACTCTTAATTTTGCTCAGCGAGCGAAGTTGATTAAAAACAAG GCTGTGGTAAATGAAGACATGCAAGGAAATGTGAGCCAGCTGCAAGCTGAGGTCAAGAAGTTGAAAGAGCAGCTTGCTCAACTTACTTCAGCGGCATCTATGCGTGATATTTCTGTATCAGAAG GTGCTGTTGAAAAAGGGAAGAACAGCATAAATTACATAAACAACTTTCTTGAAGCAATGTTGTTCTGGGAGAAATCAGAAGGTGAAAAGAAG AATTTATTAGAAAAAATTGCTCAACTAGAAGATCTGTGTGCCAAGAAGGAGAAATTTATTCAGTCCAGTAAAATGATAGTTAAATTCCGTGAAGACCATATTGTTCGATTGGAGAGACTACATAAAGAGGCTGGTAGAAGTTTATTGCCAAAAGAGCAAGATGATCTCCTCAGTGAATTgagggaggaattgcagacactCAGAGAACAG ATGGAACAACACCCACGAATTGCAAAGTATGCCATGGAGAACCATAACCTCAGAGAGGAGAATAAAAAACTTCGTTCTTTACAGTCAGTTAAAAAGGCTCAAGAAATTGATGCTCAGACTATTGCAGAACTAGAAAAAGCGTTTTTTGAAGCTTCAGCCACAGAGAAAAATAGTGGAG GTCATCTTTTATATTCCACCACCATATCAGTGGAAGGCAACTCACTGGCATCTATTGAAAGGCTGAAAGCACGCCTGCTACAGACTCAGAGTGAACTAGCAAGTTCGAAACAAGAATATGAAGAATTTAAAGAACTAACCAA GAAAAAGCATATGGAACTGGAATCAGAGCTTCAATCCCTTCGGAAAGCAAACCAACATCTTGAAAACATTCTGGAGGCAACCAAAGCACACAAGCGCCAAGAAGTCTCTCAGTTGCACAAGCTACATAGAGAAACTCTTAAG AATATAACCACTCCAACAAAAGCTTACCAGCTGAGATCACGCCTAGTGCCACGAATAAGCCCAGAAATCTTAGATTATCAGTCTGAAGATTTTCAGTGTTCTGAAGAGATGGTGAATGACATTTTGAAAGAGCCAGTTCCCCCAGAGATGAATGAACAAGCatatgaggccattgctgaggagctCAAAGTGGCACAG GAGCAACTGAGCACAATGCAGAGAAAGCTGGATGAAGAGGAAAGCAAGAATATAAAACTCCAGCAGCATATTAATAAACTGGAACATCATTCTGCACAAATACAGGAG CTTCTTTCATCCGAAAGGAATGACTGGAGTAAAGAGCGCCAGGAGCTCCTTGAACAGATAAAATCTCTTGAAAAGCAACTTCAAGACAGTCAAAGCAAGACTGATA TATTGAAAAGTGAAGTCTATGACTTGCGCATTGTCCTGCAGTCTGCAGACAAGGAGCTGTCTGCTGTAAAACTGGAATATAGTGCATTTagggaaaagcaggagaaagaaatgagtCAGCTTTCTGCTAGACATATGGATGTACAGTTCCAGCTGGACAGCGTCAG gctAGAACATGAAAAGATTCttgaagaaaaagcaagcctgcaGGATGACTATGACAACTTGCAGGAAGTAGCGAAGTTTGAGACAGATCAACTGAAGCAACAACTTGAGGACAGAAAACAAGAAGCAGACGCAATGAAAACTGAGCTTTGT AACCTTTTGaaactcttgaagacagaaaaagaacacaaTGAAAAACTAACATTACAATTACAAGAAGATAAAGAAAACAATTCAAA AGAGCTCTTGAAAGTACTTGAAAAAGTACAGGTAGAGAAATCATCCTCTGAAATGGTGACGCGGTGTGAGCAGCAG GAAGCAAAACTGCAGAAATTGGAAcaggagctggctgctgctgaagaGATTATTGTTTCTTTGAAGAAGACAAATGACACAGATAAG GAGGTTGTAACTGACTTGATGAGACAGATCCAGGAGCTGAGGTCTTCAGTTAATGATAAAACTGAGTCCATAGATGGGCTGACAAGAGAGCTCGAGGATATGAAT TGCAAGTATAATCTTGTTCTgactgcaaaagaagaaagcaaagtaaTCATAAAGGATCAGGAAAAGAAGATTGAAGAACTGAGGGAAGCCTTGGAGAGAAGACAAATAGCCGATAACATTGAG AGAGAACTTCTGTGTGAAGACTTGCATCATACCACTGAAGAGCTGATAAGACTGACAGAAGCCTCTAAGAAACATGATTCATTGCTTCAGTGTGCTCAGGAAGACATAGAAAACAAAGAAGTTCTAATCCAGGAACTCAGAGAACAG ATGGACAAAATGacagaagagctggagaagaggaagaatgAATATGAGCTAAAAATGAAGCAAATAGACTGTTTTGTGGACTCGTCTTCAGTAACATTTCCTCAG TGTCCAAAAACTCCCCCCAATTTTGATGTGAATTTGGTAAAGCTCTTGGAAACTCATGAGCAAGAAATAGCTGATCGGAGGGCTTCTGCAATAAATCTGGAGCACCTTGTACGTGAACTGAATGAAGAACGAAGagctaaaaataatgaaattctaAGACTGAAG GAACAATTAAATGAGTTGGAGAACTTGCGTCTGGAAATGCAGATATTGGTGGAGAACAACAGGAATTTACAGAGCCTTGTAGAAGCTCAGAGACTAAGCAAGAACag TGATCATAAACATCCTGACATCCAGTCAGTCCtcaaagagaaagaggaggagattgCTGAAGAACGACTCGCCAAG AATAAAGCAATGGAAGAGATGCTGAAAATCAAAGCAGA